A region from the Sulfurivermis fontis genome encodes:
- a CDS encoding peptidase U32 family protein, whose product MTTARHRLELLAPAKNAEFGCEAINHGADAVYIGGPSFGARAAAGNTVADIARLVDYAHRYSAQVFVALNTILKDEELEAARQLAWQVYEAGADALIIQDMGLLELDLPPLALHASTQADNRTAAKAHFLEQVGFSRVVLARELSLKQIREIAQATTAELEFFVHGALCVSYSGQCYVSHAQTGRSANRGECSQMCRLPFSVADSNGAIVVRDRHVLSPKDNNQSANLRALVEAGISSFKIEGRLKDLSYVKNITAHYRTLLDEIIAEVPHYRAASAGRCTFFFQPQPEKSFNRGFTDYFTRERHQDLLALDSPKFVGLPIGSVTRVGPDWFEAESEAELHNGDGLSWYDANHELAGVRINRVEGRRLFPAEKNVLPAVGTTLYRNRDQAFERLLEKKSAERRIRVQMHFAETAAGFALTLIDEEGVTATVELAQPHEPAQNAERAEATLREQLGKLGNTIFKAEDITLALSAPWFIPVGALNALRRAAVDKLEAARRAAYRRPVRAQAVEPPPAFPQTELSYLGNVYNQRARDFYTRHGVSLIAEAYEANQERGEVSLMITKHCVRYSFNLCPKQVKGIKPDPMTLISAGENLRLEFDCKRCEMHVIGRLKPQKVVLGSLKRG is encoded by the coding sequence ATGACGACCGCACGCCATCGCCTGGAACTGCTCGCCCCGGCCAAGAATGCCGAGTTCGGTTGCGAGGCCATCAATCACGGCGCTGACGCGGTGTATATCGGCGGCCCGTCGTTCGGCGCGCGTGCCGCGGCGGGCAATACCGTGGCCGATATCGCGCGGCTGGTGGACTATGCGCACCGCTATTCCGCACAGGTGTTCGTCGCCCTCAACACCATACTCAAGGACGAGGAACTGGAGGCGGCGCGGCAGCTCGCCTGGCAGGTATACGAGGCCGGTGCCGATGCCCTGATCATCCAGGATATGGGCTTGCTGGAGCTGGACCTGCCGCCCCTCGCCCTGCACGCCAGCACCCAGGCCGACAACCGCACGGCCGCCAAGGCGCATTTCCTGGAACAGGTGGGCTTCTCCCGCGTGGTGCTGGCGCGCGAGCTGTCGCTCAAGCAGATTCGTGAGATCGCGCAGGCCACCACCGCGGAGTTGGAGTTCTTCGTGCACGGCGCGCTGTGCGTCAGCTACAGCGGCCAGTGCTATGTCAGCCATGCGCAGACCGGGCGCAGCGCCAACCGCGGTGAGTGTTCACAGATGTGCCGCCTGCCGTTTTCCGTCGCCGACAGCAACGGCGCGATCGTGGTACGCGACCGCCATGTGCTCTCGCCCAAAGACAACAACCAAAGCGCCAACCTGCGCGCCCTGGTCGAGGCCGGCATCAGTTCGTTCAAGATCGAGGGACGCCTCAAGGACCTGTCCTACGTCAAGAACATCACTGCCCACTATCGCACCTTGCTGGATGAAATCATCGCCGAGGTACCGCACTACCGCGCCGCCTCCGCCGGGCGGTGCACCTTCTTCTTCCAGCCGCAGCCGGAGAAGAGCTTCAACCGCGGTTTCACCGATTACTTCACCCGGGAACGGCACCAGGACCTGCTGGCGCTGGACAGTCCCAAGTTTGTCGGCCTGCCCATCGGCAGCGTCACTCGCGTGGGACCGGACTGGTTCGAGGCGGAGAGCGAGGCCGAGTTGCACAACGGCGACGGCCTGAGCTGGTACGACGCCAACCATGAGCTGGCGGGCGTGCGCATCAATCGCGTCGAGGGGCGGCGCCTGTTTCCGGCGGAAAAGAACGTGCTGCCCGCCGTGGGCACCACGCTGTATCGCAACCGCGATCAGGCATTCGAGCGCCTGCTGGAGAAGAAGTCCGCCGAGCGCAGGATACGCGTGCAGATGCACTTTGCCGAAACGGCCGCCGGCTTTGCCTTGACTCTCATCGACGAGGAGGGTGTCACCGCCACCGTGGAGCTGGCGCAGCCGCATGAGCCGGCGCAGAACGCCGAGCGCGCCGAGGCCACCCTGCGCGAGCAGCTGGGCAAGCTGGGCAATACGATCTTCAAGGCGGAAGACATCACGCTGGCGCTGTCGGCGCCGTGGTTCATTCCCGTCGGCGCTCTCAATGCACTGCGCCGTGCAGCGGTGGACAAGCTGGAGGCGGCGCGCCGTGCGGCCTATCGCCGCCCCGTTCGTGCCCAGGCCGTCGAGCCGCCGCCGGCCTTTCCGCAGACCGAGCTGAGCTATCTGGGCAACGTCTACAACCAGCGCGCCCGCGATTTCTACACCCGCCACGGCGTCAGCCTCATCGCGGAGGCCTACGAGGCCAACCAGGAACGCGGTGAGGTGTCGCTGATGATCACCAAGCACTGCGTGCGCTACAGCTTCAACCTCTGCCCCAAGCAGGTGAAGGGCATCAAGCCCGATCCCATGACGCTGATCAGCGCCGGCGAGAACCTGCGCCTGGAGTTCGACTGCAAGCGCTGCGAGATGCATGTGATCGGGCGGCTGAAGCCGCAGAAGGTGGTGTTGGGGAGTTTGAAGCGGGGATAG